Proteins found in one Quercus robur chromosome 2, dhQueRobu3.1, whole genome shotgun sequence genomic segment:
- the LOC126714045 gene encoding transcription factor MYB114-like isoform X1, whose amino-acid sequence MEGSFGVRKGAWSEEEDILLKQCIQKYGEGKWHLVPVSAGLNRCRKSCRLRWLNYLKPNIKRGNFAADEVDLMLRLHKLLGNRWSLIAGRLPGRTANDVKNYWNTHLLKKGSSHITKLKEKPQDMVKVNVIKPKPRTFSKNLTRLSGKSAIGGSFQKKEDVRDISQTPMQSESRINWWKSLSNCGELDERATCTQCGRLNEAPKETFWAEEMVPEAKAVGDTLDEDVLNYWGDSSLDIDLWEFLNAE is encoded by the exons ATGGAGGGCTCTTTCGGTGTGAGAAAAGGTGCATGGTCTGAGGAGGAAGATATTCTACTTAAGCAGTGCATTCAGAAGTACGGTGAAGGAAAATGGCACCTGGTTCCTGTCAGTGCAG GCTTAAATAGATGTAGGAAAAGCTGCAGACTGAGGTGGTTGAACTACCTAAAGCCAAATATCAAGAGAGGAAACTTCGCCGCAGACGAAGTTGATCTTATGCTCAGGCTCCATAAGCTGCTAGGTAACAG aTGGTCACTTATTGCAGGTAGACTTCCGGGAAGAACAGCTAATGATGTGAAAAACTATTGGAATACACACCTCCTCAAAAAGGGAAGTTCCCACATCACCAAGCTGAAAGAAAAGCCCCAAGATATGGTGAAAGTGAAcgtaataaaaccaaaacctaGGACTTTCTCCAAAAACTTAACTAGGTTAAGTGGGAAATCTGCAATTGGAGGAAGCTTTCAAAAAAAGGAAGATGTCAGAGACATATCGCAAACACCAATGCAATCGGAAAGTAGGATTAACTGGTGGAAAAGCTTGTCAAATTGCGGGGAACTTGATGAGAGAGCCACATGTACGCAATGTGGCAGGTTGAATGAAGCGCCCAAAGAAACCTTTTGGGCGGAGGAAATGGTACCAGAGGCAAAAGCTGTGGGAGACACTCTAGATGAGGATGTCCTGAATTATTGGGGTGACTCATCTCTTGATATAGACCTTTGGGAGTTTCTCAATGCAGAATAG